In Candidatus Zixiibacteriota bacterium, a single genomic region encodes these proteins:
- a CDS encoding ABC transporter ATP-binding protein — protein sequence MSIIEVHDLTKIYGGARGKDIVALDKVSLSVKHGEIFALLGPNGAGKTTLFKVLLSIVRATSGTVEIGGYPPSNPESRRKVGYLPENHRFPDHLTGLGLMRFTARLHGLSAANTKSRADDLLELVGMSKWAETRIPKYSKGMLQRIGLAQALISDPDTLLLDEPTDGVDPVGKIEIRRVLEKIRSEGKSIVLNSHLLSEVESVADGVAILSKGHVLKVSTVDELTRRSCQYKIEANLSGPEIQISPDVGRILSFTDISMTVELEDERLINSVIDELRVRKIEIKSVVPIKVTLEQSFLETIGDEKGEAT from the coding sequence ATGAGCATAATCGAAGTACATGACCTTACAAAAATCTACGGCGGGGCGCGCGGAAAAGATATAGTCGCGCTCGATAAAGTCAGCCTCTCTGTCAAACATGGAGAAATCTTTGCTCTGCTGGGACCAAACGGTGCCGGAAAAACGACTCTTTTCAAAGTCCTGCTGAGCATTGTGCGTGCTACATCCGGTACTGTGGAAATTGGCGGCTATCCACCGTCGAATCCCGAGTCGCGTCGAAAAGTCGGCTACCTTCCCGAGAACCACCGCTTTCCGGATCATCTGACCGGACTTGGGCTGATGAGATTCACGGCGCGGCTTCATGGGCTTTCTGCAGCAAATACAAAATCGCGCGCCGACGATCTGCTCGAACTCGTTGGCATGTCGAAATGGGCGGAGACGAGGATTCCGAAGTATTCGAAAGGAATGCTGCAGAGAATCGGGCTGGCACAGGCGCTGATCTCCGATCCCGATACTCTGCTGCTCGACGAGCCGACCGACGGCGTCGATCCCGTCGGCAAAATCGAAATTCGGCGAGTGCTCGAGAAGATTCGGAGTGAAGGGAAATCGATTGTACTAAACAGCCACCTCCTTTCGGAGGTGGAGTCTGTGGCGGATGGTGTGGCGATACTGTCGAAAGGGCATGTGCTTAAGGTCAGCACAGTCGACGAATTGACGAGACGTAGCTGCCAATATAAGATCGAGGCGAATCTGAGTGGTCCCGAAATCCAGATATCTCCAGATGTCGGCAGGATACTATCCTTTACAGATATCTCAATGACTGTCGAACTGGAAGACGAACGGCTGATAAACAGCGTCATAGATGAACTTCGTGTGCGCAAGATCGAAATCAAATCTGTGGTGCCGATCAAGGTCACGCTCGAGCAGTCGTTCCTCGAAACGATAGGCGACGAGAAGGGGGAGGCGACGTGA
- a CDS encoding ABC transporter permease, with protein sequence MRGIVHDCIVELLSRRVIYVFAALTVIGLLSTLAASQVDIAWQGAELDMSDVNSSLGNIFLGGFNKFMSFLVFLSVMITAGQIPGMLIRGRADYYLSKPISRASLLMSKALGIWLVYGAVMVVSVAINYVFACLLFGIYDARIVYVIAMNLLGFVIWLSVTTFAGIVTGSTGMTIMAAFFVWIAQSVLDWHEGIGQLVDSDVVRYIVDAFYYIIPKTGQIIDMTGDLTSGNSPDWLPLWSSLIFAAVIFYLAVYIFKRKDY encoded by the coding sequence GTGAGAGGGATAGTGCACGACTGCATAGTGGAATTGCTGAGCCGTAGAGTGATCTATGTCTTCGCGGCGTTGACGGTTATCGGCTTGCTCTCGACACTTGCGGCGAGCCAAGTCGACATCGCCTGGCAGGGTGCTGAATTAGACATGAGTGATGTCAACAGTTCACTCGGCAATATATTTCTCGGCGGTTTCAACAAGTTCATGAGTTTCCTGGTATTCCTGTCGGTGATGATTACTGCCGGGCAGATTCCGGGCATGTTGATCAGAGGGAGAGCTGACTATTATTTGTCGAAACCAATCTCGCGCGCATCGCTGCTAATGAGCAAAGCCCTCGGAATATGGTTGGTCTACGGCGCTGTGATGGTGGTGAGTGTGGCGATCAACTATGTCTTTGCCTGTCTGCTGTTTGGTATCTACGATGCCCGGATAGTATATGTGATAGCAATGAACCTCCTTGGATTTGTGATATGGCTGAGTGTGACAACATTCGCAGGAATCGTGACCGGCTCGACCGGAATGACGATTATGGCTGCGTTTTTCGTCTGGATCGCGCAGTCGGTGCTGGACTGGCACGAAGGTATCGGTCAATTAGTCGATTCCGATGTTGTAAGATATATCGTTGATGCATTTTACTATATCATCCCAAAGACCGGTCAGATTATCGACATGACCGGCGACCTCACCTCCGGCAACTCCCCCGACTGGCTGCCTCTCTGGAGCTCCCTGATCTTCGCTGCTGTGATATTCTATCTCGCAGTCTACATATTTAAGCGGAAAGATTATTAG
- a CDS encoding DUF488 domain-containing protein, producing MLKRQKIILGVLLLAPRSLSKLQLTKLTFLMRQESALADDSSFYDHVPYQQGPFSFTLYRDIADLKQMGYLDDNSLAISDNLRSDARLLFDSLPQSTRTEVGRTVERYAKLGEKPLIEYVYSEYPWFASRSRLRGAPTTGRIKGKLAVYTAGYEGESVDHFFQKLMRVGIEVLIDVRHNPVSRKYGFSKKDMQRLCQKLDIRYEHIPELGIPSSMRSTLSTYEDYKRLLNKYERSILPEASEPRARAAHIMESIPSVLVCFEKNVHFCHRGRLAKAIANDVGLEVKHL from the coding sequence ATGCTGAAACGTCAGAAAATCATACTGGGAGTTCTGTTACTGGCCCCAAGGTCTCTATCGAAGCTTCAACTGACAAAGCTCACATTTCTAATGAGACAGGAGTCAGCCCTGGCCGACGATAGCTCCTTTTACGATCACGTGCCTTACCAGCAGGGACCGTTTTCCTTCACACTTTACAGAGACATTGCTGATCTCAAGCAAATGGGCTATTTGGATGATAACTCGCTTGCTATCAGCGACAACTTAAGGTCAGACGCGCGTTTGCTCTTTGATTCCCTTCCACAAAGTACACGTACGGAAGTAGGTCGGACTGTCGAACGTTACGCGAAGCTTGGGGAGAAACCTCTCATCGAGTATGTTTATTCTGAGTACCCTTGGTTTGCCTCGCGAAGCAGGTTGCGCGGAGCTCCGACCACAGGTAGAATAAAGGGTAAGCTGGCTGTGTATACCGCAGGGTACGAAGGTGAATCTGTCGACCACTTCTTTCAGAAACTCATGCGTGTGGGAATAGAGGTGCTCATTGATGTGCGACACAATCCGGTTTCGCGCAAGTACGGATTCTCGAAGAAGGACATGCAACGACTTTGTCAGAAACTCGACATCCGCTACGAACATATTCCGGAGCTGGGAATTCCGTCTTCGATGCGATCCACGCTGAGCACATACGAGGACTATAAAAGACTTCTCAACAAATACGAACGGTCGATTTTGCCGGAAGCTAGTGAACCGCGCGCCAGAGCCGCTCACATTATGGAGTCTATACCATCTGTGCTTGTCTGCTTTGAGAAGAACGTCCATTTCTGCCATCGGGGAAGACTGGCTAAAGCAATCGCAAATGATGTCGGCTTGGAGGTGAAACATCTATAG
- a CDS encoding ribose-phosphate diphosphokinase: MNPDNIIVFAGSASRQLTGRICKHLKIKPGDNETLIFSEGNIFVRVNENVRGRRVYLVQSTAFPANDNFMELLFWIDALKRASAESVTAIIPYFSYGKGDKKDEPRVSIRARVCADAIEAAGADRVVTMDLHAPQIQGFFRIPVDNLYALPALCDRIKKEKLKDIIIVSPDTGFAKQARKYSSALGTSVAIADKERVAHDEKATVLEIIGHVEGKTALIVDDFAISGGTLAGVAHELVARGAKDVYAMVAHGVFGKDSMKRIDASPIKKFFVTDTVENQQVKLSKKIEIVSVASLFAKAIESIHNRESISAMFP, from the coding sequence GTGAATCCTGATAACATTATCGTATTTGCCGGAAGTGCAAGCAGGCAGCTAACCGGTCGTATCTGCAAACATCTGAAGATCAAGCCCGGCGACAACGAGACTCTGATATTCTCAGAAGGCAATATCTTTGTCAGAGTCAACGAAAATGTCCGTGGCCGCCGAGTATACCTCGTTCAATCGACTGCGTTTCCAGCCAACGATAATTTCATGGAGCTTCTCTTCTGGATTGATGCCCTCAAACGCGCGAGCGCCGAGTCGGTGACGGCGATAATTCCGTATTTCAGCTACGGCAAGGGGGACAAGAAGGACGAGCCGAGAGTCTCGATCAGGGCGAGAGTCTGCGCCGATGCAATCGAGGCCGCAGGTGCAGATCGAGTCGTTACGATGGATCTCCATGCTCCTCAGATACAGGGCTTTTTTCGCATCCCCGTGGACAATCTCTATGCGCTCCCCGCCCTCTGCGACCGAATCAAGAAAGAAAAGCTAAAAGACATCATCATCGTCTCACCAGATACCGGCTTCGCGAAGCAAGCTCGCAAATACTCGTCTGCTCTGGGAACCTCAGTCGCGATTGCCGACAAAGAGCGCGTGGCGCATGACGAGAAAGCCACGGTGCTCGAAATCATCGGACATGTCGAGGGCAAGACTGCACTCATCGTCGACGACTTCGCTATTTCCGGCGGCACGCTTGCAGGTGTGGCTCATGAATTGGTCGCACGCGGTGCGAAAGATGTCTATGCAATGGTTGCACATGGAGTGTTCGGAAAAGACTCGATGAAACGCATCGATGCCAGCCCAATCAAGAAATTCTTTGTCACCGATACAGTCGAGAATCAGCAGGTCAAGTTGTCGAAGAAGATCGAGATCGTATCGGTGGCGTCGCTCTTCGCCAAAGCAATCGAGAGCATCCACAACCGCGAAAGCATCAGCGCCATGTTCCCGTAG
- a CDS encoding class I SAM-dependent methyltransferase, translated as MVFDDSELREYYNRRAQEFDSIYHRDDPVRQAEQAQIADEIRESFADRRVLEVASGTGFWTAYLAEVARQVIAIDSSTEMIEIARQRKFVREVVEYRKLDAYQLDLLDETFDGGVVNFWISHVPKSGLLEFLKGFHSKLEPGSSVLAVDSVYIPEFSGELVRKENKPDTYVNRRLSDDSRHLVLKNYYNADDLEDIFSPWADDLNIRIGDCFWIAQYRTKHV; from the coding sequence ATGGTGTTTGATGATAGCGAACTGCGCGAATACTACAACAGGCGCGCGCAGGAATTCGATTCAATCTATCACCGCGATGATCCGGTCAGACAGGCGGAGCAGGCGCAAATCGCTGATGAAATCAGGGAGTCGTTTGCTGATCGTCGAGTGCTCGAGGTAGCCAGTGGAACCGGGTTCTGGACAGCATATCTCGCAGAAGTTGCCAGACAAGTAATCGCAATTGACTCTTCGACCGAGATGATCGAGATAGCTCGACAAAGGAAGTTCGTCAGGGAGGTTGTCGAATATCGTAAGTTGGACGCATATCAACTTGACCTGTTGGACGAGACCTTCGATGGCGGAGTGGTTAATTTCTGGATATCGCATGTTCCGAAGTCAGGACTCCTTGAGTTTCTGAAGGGTTTCCACAGCAAGCTAGAACCGGGCTCCTCCGTGCTGGCGGTCGACAGCGTCTACATACCGGAGTTTAGTGGCGAGTTGGTCCGCAAAGAAAACAAACCAGATACTTACGTAAATCGTCGGCTGAGCGATGATTCCAGGCATCTGGTGCTGAAGAATTACTATAATGCTGATGACCTCGAGGATATCTTCTCACCCTGGGCCGATGATCTAAATATCAGAATCGGCGATTGCTTCTGGATTGCACAGTATCGCACAAAGCATGTTTAA
- a CDS encoding zinc ribbon domain-containing protein, with the protein MQQLNYTCPKCSNTQYQVGEMRAAGGFWSKIFDVQGKRFSTVTCSRCKYTEIFLAETSMLGNIFDFFTN; encoded by the coding sequence ATGCAGCAACTAAACTATACATGTCCGAAGTGTTCCAACACTCAGTATCAGGTCGGTGAGATGCGCGCTGCCGGCGGGTTCTGGTCGAAAATTTTCGACGTTCAGGGTAAGCGGTTTTCGACTGTCACCTGCTCCAGATGCAAGTACACAGAGATTTTCTTGGCCGAGACCAGCATGCTCGGCAATATATTCGACTTCTTCACAAATTGA
- a CDS encoding GNAT family N-acetyltransferase encodes MKVQPIIKTERLILRSFTLADAPIVQKLAGDREIADTTMNIPHPYIDGAAEEWIGMHAERFQTGKVVTYAIVLKKSSQLIGAISLLVLRTFDRAEMGYWVGKDFWNHGYCTEAAAALLKFGFGSLRLNRIFAEHFTRNPASGAVMEKIGMSFEGCLRQHMKKWGKYEDMNVYSILREEFDQGDE; translated from the coding sequence GTGAAAGTTCAACCTATTATCAAAACCGAGCGGCTGATCCTAAGGTCGTTTACGCTGGCTGATGCACCGATAGTGCAGAAACTCGCAGGGGATCGTGAAATCGCCGATACAACCATGAACATCCCCCATCCTTACATTGACGGTGCTGCGGAGGAATGGATCGGCATGCATGCCGAGCGATTCCAGACTGGCAAAGTAGTCACTTATGCGATCGTACTGAAAAAATCCAGTCAATTGATCGGCGCGATAAGCCTGCTTGTGCTTCGGACATTTGACCGTGCGGAGATGGGATACTGGGTCGGCAAGGATTTCTGGAATCACGGTTACTGCACCGAGGCGGCGGCGGCTCTCTTGAAATTCGGATTTGGCAGTCTTAGACTAAATCGTATCTTTGCTGAACACTTCACAAGAAATCCTGCCTCCGGGGCGGTCATGGAGAAAATCGGCATGTCTTTCGAGGGATGCCTCAGACAGCATATGAAGAAGTGGGGCAAGTACGAAGATATGAACGTCTATTCCATCCTCAGAGAAGAATTTGATCAGGGTGACGAATGA
- a CDS encoding peptidylprolyl isomerase, which yields MSQAKAGDKVRVHYTGKLEDGSIFDSSRDRTPLEFVVGSGSVIPGFDDGVKGMEIGSTKTVTIPEKDAYGSRRTELVTVVQKSEFPDTIAPEIGKKLQVGQPDGRVLNVAITGIDGEAVTLDANHPLAGKTLIFEIELVEIAA from the coding sequence ATGAGTCAGGCAAAAGCTGGCGACAAAGTCAGGGTGCACTACACGGGCAAACTGGAAGACGGTTCCATATTTGATAGTTCCAGAGATCGCACTCCCCTGGAGTTTGTGGTTGGAAGTGGCAGCGTGATTCCCGGATTTGACGATGGTGTCAAGGGCATGGAGATTGGCAGCACTAAGACTGTTACAATTCCGGAGAAGGACGCCTATGGCTCGCGGCGTACCGAACTCGTTACGGTTGTTCAGAAGAGCGAATTTCCGGATACGATCGCACCGGAAATTGGAAAGAAACTTCAGGTAGGCCAGCCGGACGGACGAGTGCTGAATGTTGCCATAACAGGGATCGATGGTGAGGCAGTGACTCTGGACGCCAACCATCCTCTCGCAGGGAAGACGCTGATATTCGAAATAGAGTTGGTTGAGATTGCGGCCTGA
- a CDS encoding class I SAM-dependent methyltransferase: MADYYSDRLSADRLRRVYEIATPRIVRYLDAEIGYVKEKIRPTDKVLDLGCGYGRVLNDLADCCNSVVGIDKAQSSLLLAREMPLNPTVHLAQMDAVALGFRDRSFDVVVCIQNGISAFKIEPERLLAECMRVTKRGGRVLLSSYSDKIWDDRLEWFKLQSAAGLLGDIDQDAAGNGVIVCKDGFQATTFTRQDFRSLSARICANLRIEEVDNSSLFCEIVVG, encoded by the coding sequence ATGGCAGACTATTATTCCGACAGGCTGTCGGCTGATCGGCTCAGACGAGTCTACGAAATTGCCACACCGCGAATTGTCAGGTATCTCGATGCCGAGATCGGCTACGTGAAAGAGAAGATCAGACCTACCGATAAAGTCCTCGATCTGGGCTGTGGATATGGCAGAGTGCTCAATGATTTGGCTGATTGCTGCAACAGCGTTGTCGGCATAGACAAAGCACAGTCGAGTTTACTGCTAGCGAGAGAAATGCCGCTCAACCCAACTGTCCATCTCGCACAGATGGATGCTGTCGCTCTCGGATTTCGCGACAGGTCATTCGATGTCGTGGTCTGCATCCAGAATGGGATATCAGCGTTCAAGATTGAGCCTGAGAGATTGCTCGCGGAGTGCATGAGAGTTACGAAGCGCGGTGGGAGAGTGTTGCTGTCGAGCTACTCCGACAAGATATGGGATGATCGTCTGGAGTGGTTCAAGCTTCAGTCCGCGGCCGGTCTCCTCGGTGACATTGATCAGGATGCTGCAGGCAACGGAGTTATCGTCTGCAAGGATGGCTTCCAGGCGACTACTTTCACCCGACAGGACTTCAGATCACTTTCAGCGCGAATCTGCGCGAACCTCCGCATCGAAGAGGTCGACAATTCAAGCTTGTTCTGTGAAATCGTAGTTGGATAG
- a CDS encoding endonuclease V yields the protein MKFTRLHPWTSDIREASRIQDNLKHFIEVKGSKKEFQLIAGADTAYSKKDDSVFATVVVMRFPELVTVDRARAQTMASFPHQAGFAAFREGPVIIKALQRLQTTPDLIIFDANGIAHEKGIGMASHLGLMLDIATIGCAKKRLVGEFEEPEDSVNATSPLMYNREQVGTVIRTRMGVKPLFVSIGHKIDLDSAVEIIASTTRGYRLPEPMRVAHILANKMRRNYDNRLRGSGSNQMRQFG from the coding sequence ATGAAGTTTACGCGCCTACACCCTTGGACATCCGACATCAGAGAGGCGTCGCGGATTCAGGATAATCTGAAGCACTTCATTGAAGTGAAGGGTTCGAAGAAAGAGTTCCAATTGATCGCCGGTGCTGATACGGCATACTCCAAGAAAGACGATTCCGTATTCGCGACCGTAGTGGTCATGCGATTCCCTGAGCTTGTGACTGTAGACAGAGCACGGGCTCAGACAATGGCGAGTTTTCCGCATCAAGCCGGCTTTGCTGCATTCAGAGAGGGTCCCGTTATTATTAAGGCTCTGCAGAGACTCCAGACAACGCCCGATCTAATAATTTTCGACGCGAACGGAATCGCACACGAGAAGGGAATCGGCATGGCTTCTCATCTGGGACTGATGCTTGACATAGCGACTATTGGATGTGCAAAGAAACGGCTTGTAGGTGAATTCGAAGAGCCGGAGGATTCTGTGAATGCTACATCCCCCCTGATGTACAATCGAGAGCAGGTAGGAACGGTTATCCGAACTCGAATGGGTGTGAAGCCATTGTTTGTCTCGATTGGCCATAAGATAGATTTGGACTCAGCTGTCGAAATTATAGCTTCGACTACTCGCGGCTATAGACTGCCGGAACCGATGAGAGTTGCGCATATACTGGCCAACAAGATGCGACGTAATTATGACAATCGCCTCAGGGGTTCCGGATCAAATCAGATGCGTCAATTCGGCTAG
- a CDS encoding amidohydrolase has product MVSTIDRLADKYFPFARKLRRQLHQHPETAFEERETSKLLQDHLAPLGLLITRKVASTGFTALLKGDPNGKVAALRADMDALPVNEETGLPYRSKTKGKMHACGHDAHMSIAVGTAYILSDIRSDLKGSVKFIFQPAEETPPGGAIAMIEEGVLRSPDVDAIFGLHVDPDIPVGKIGIRDGVMMAGVVDFDLTVKGKGGHAARPDKCIDAIVVAANVVTQLQNIVSRRTDPLEPVVLTFGKISGGSARNVIAGEVTLSGTMRSLSNKTMARMKKLIENTCKHVTKASNAGFEIDYFTSYPPLINDESVNRYYRNAAQELYGKRSVVEIASPLMASEDFARFLEHIPGAMMRLGVRNSKTDAIYPWHHNRFNIDEDAIGIGMAVCSKAIYDFLES; this is encoded by the coding sequence ATGGTCTCGACAATAGATCGTCTCGCTGACAAGTACTTCCCGTTTGCGCGGAAATTGCGCCGTCAACTCCATCAACACCCTGAGACTGCATTTGAAGAGCGAGAAACCTCGAAGTTACTTCAGGATCACCTCGCCCCTCTTGGACTACTGATAACAAGAAAGGTGGCGTCAACCGGATTCACAGCGCTCCTCAAGGGTGACCCAAACGGCAAAGTCGCAGCGCTTCGTGCCGATATGGATGCGTTGCCGGTGAATGAAGAGACTGGCTTGCCGTACAGGTCGAAGACCAAAGGCAAGATGCACGCCTGTGGCCATGATGCGCACATGAGCATCGCAGTCGGTACAGCATACATCCTCTCCGATATCAGATCTGACCTCAAAGGTTCGGTCAAATTCATATTTCAACCGGCAGAGGAGACGCCGCCGGGAGGCGCGATTGCCATGATCGAAGAAGGAGTACTCAGATCGCCGGATGTGGATGCGATCTTCGGGCTCCACGTTGACCCTGACATACCGGTCGGCAAGATCGGAATCCGCGACGGTGTCATGATGGCCGGAGTGGTCGATTTCGACCTGACAGTCAAAGGCAAGGGTGGACATGCCGCTCGTCCTGATAAATGTATTGACGCTATTGTAGTTGCGGCAAATGTTGTTACGCAGCTTCAGAACATAGTATCCCGCCGGACCGATCCCCTGGAACCGGTTGTGCTGACATTCGGTAAGATAAGCGGGGGGAGTGCGCGCAATGTGATCGCCGGTGAAGTCACTCTCAGTGGGACTATGAGGTCTCTGTCAAATAAGACGATGGCCCGGATGAAGAAACTGATCGAAAATACCTGCAAACATGTAACGAAAGCATCGAACGCCGGCTTCGAAATAGACTATTTCACAAGCTATCCGCCTCTGATCAACGACGAATCCGTAAATCGATATTATCGCAATGCCGCGCAAGAGCTGTATGGCAAGCGATCAGTCGTTGAGATCGCTTCTCCCCTGATGGCATCGGAAGATTTTGCGCGATTTCTTGAGCACATACCGGGCGCCATGATGCGGCTTGGTGTCAGAAACAGCAAGACCGATGCGATCTATCCGTGGCATCACAACCGGTTCAATATCGACGAAGATGCTATTGGGATAGGCATGGCAGTTTGTTCCAAGGCCATATATGACTTTCTTGAAAGCTGA
- the tsaD gene encoding tRNA (adenosine(37)-N6)-threonylcarbamoyltransferase complex transferase subunit TsaD — translation MIVLGIETSCDETSCALIDERFRIFSNAIYSQLEHEKYGGIVPEVASRQQIKKIYPIYRECLKSAGLAIDDIDAIAVTCGPGLIGSLLVGVNFAKGVAYATKKKIIGINHLEGHLCSSFLEHDDLKPPFISLIISGGHTLLIHVKDYCEYEILGQTRDDAAGEAYDKVAKLLGLGYPGGRKIDELARSGNPKFHKFPRATVRKDPLAFSFSGLKTAVVLFVRDKTTEFIAENLNHICASFQEAVVDMLATRCLRALDDLKLDKLVIGGGVAANRRLREFFGDAAKQRGFKLYYPSLELCTDNGAMIAAAGLIRLQRGESSDLTLDASAQLPLV, via the coding sequence ATGATCGTTCTCGGCATCGAGACTTCCTGCGACGAGACTTCGTGCGCTCTCATCGATGAACGCTTCCGAATCTTCTCCAATGCTATTTACTCCCAGCTTGAGCATGAGAAATATGGCGGGATAGTCCCGGAAGTCGCGTCACGTCAGCAAATAAAGAAAATCTATCCGATCTACAGAGAATGTCTGAAGTCGGCGGGCTTGGCAATCGACGATATCGATGCGATCGCGGTTACCTGCGGTCCCGGGTTGATCGGATCACTGCTCGTGGGGGTCAACTTTGCTAAGGGTGTGGCGTATGCTACTAAGAAGAAGATCATCGGTATCAACCATCTTGAAGGACATCTCTGCTCTAGTTTCCTCGAGCATGATGATCTCAAGCCACCCTTCATCTCTCTGATTATCTCCGGCGGACACACGCTGCTGATTCACGTTAAGGATTACTGTGAGTACGAAATCCTTGGGCAGACGCGAGATGATGCCGCAGGTGAGGCGTATGATAAGGTCGCAAAGCTTCTCGGGCTTGGGTATCCAGGCGGGCGCAAGATCGACGAACTGGCGCGTAGCGGGAATCCGAAGTTTCACAAGTTCCCCAGAGCCACTGTCAGAAAAGATCCGCTGGCGTTCTCGTTTTCGGGACTCAAGACAGCAGTAGTTCTCTTTGTGCGCGATAAGACGACCGAATTCATCGCCGAGAATCTGAATCACATCTGTGCGTCGTTTCAGGAAGCTGTAGTCGATATGCTGGCTACGAGATGCCTTCGAGCGCTCGATGATCTCAAGCTCGACAAACTGGTTATCGGCGGCGGTGTGGCTGCAAACAGGCGATTGAGAGAGTTTTTCGGCGACGCAGCGAAACAACGTGGATTCAAGCTCTACTACCCGTCGTTGGAGCTATGCACCGACAACGGAGCGATGATCGCAGCAGCTGGATTGATAAGGCTGCAGCGGGGAGAATCATCGGATCTCACACTTGATGCTTCCGCACAATTGCCGCTCGTTTAA
- a CDS encoding asparagine synthetase B: MIAMVFLAGNARADKILIPMDDSQTDHLKAYGVAYWCLQQGMKVEWLLNFRAGSFLADARGNIENICLLRGVDYEVVSQDQVSQIEAIIDSENMEIVELEKVPNVAVYTPPNKEPWDDAVTLALTYAEIPYETVWDEDVLAGKLVEYDWLHLHHEDFTGQYGKFYAMYHSATWYQQEVAVNEMTARKLGFSKVPDLKLAVARTIRDYISRGGFLFAMCSAPETLDMGLAAWNTDIVPQEYDGDPYDPNCKEKLDYDQCLCFENFTPSLNALEYRHSDIDTYPERRAYIPGANADYFSLFDFSAKLDPVPTMLVQCHVGTMNGFMGQSTAMRKSLLKKFVTVLAEVEGKDEARYVHGNFGKGTFTFLSGHDPEDYQHMIGDPPTDLSLYKNSPGYRLILNNILFPAARQKERKT, encoded by the coding sequence ATGATTGCAATGGTCTTTCTTGCGGGAAACGCGAGGGCCGACAAGATTCTCATCCCAATGGATGACTCTCAGACCGATCATCTGAAGGCATACGGCGTAGCTTATTGGTGTCTGCAGCAGGGCATGAAAGTCGAATGGTTGCTGAACTTCCGAGCTGGCTCGTTTCTCGCCGATGCACGCGGCAATATCGAAAACATCTGTCTGCTTCGTGGTGTGGATTATGAAGTAGTATCACAAGATCAGGTCAGCCAGATTGAGGCAATTATCGACTCGGAGAATATGGAAATTGTGGAGCTTGAAAAAGTTCCGAACGTTGCGGTCTATACTCCGCCGAACAAAGAACCGTGGGACGACGCAGTGACTCTTGCACTCACATACGCCGAGATTCCATACGAAACCGTCTGGGATGAGGATGTGCTCGCCGGCAAGCTGGTCGAATACGATTGGCTGCATCTGCATCACGAGGATTTCACGGGACAATATGGCAAATTTTATGCGATGTATCACTCTGCAACGTGGTATCAGCAGGAGGTCGCAGTCAACGAAATGACCGCTCGCAAGCTCGGCTTCTCAAAGGTGCCCGACTTGAAGCTGGCCGTAGCCCGGACGATCAGAGATTACATCTCTCGTGGCGGGTTCCTTTTCGCAATGTGCTCAGCTCCCGAGACTCTCGACATGGGACTCGCTGCCTGGAATACCGACATTGTGCCGCAGGAATACGATGGCGACCCTTATGATCCTAACTGTAAAGAGAAGCTCGATTACGATCAATGTCTCTGTTTCGAGAATTTCACTCCGTCGCTCAACGCACTGGAGTACCGCCATTCGGACATCGACACTTACCCTGAGAGGCGGGCATACATCCCGGGTGCTAACGCCGATTACTTCTCGTTGTTCGATTTCTCCGCAAAACTCGATCCGGTTCCGACCATGCTCGTGCAGTGCCATGTAGGCACAATGAATGGATTCATGGGGCAGTCGACGGCTATGCGAAAGTCGCTTCTGAAAAAATTTGTTACAGTGCTTGCGGAGGTAGAAGGAAAGGACGAAGCCCGATATGTGCATGGCAACTTTGGGAAAGGTACGTTTACATTTCTTTCCGGTCACGATCCGGAAGACTACCAGCACATGATAGGTGATCCGCCTACCGATCTGAGTTTGTACAAAAACTCACCCGGGTACCGTTTGATTCTTAATAACATTCTCTTTCCTGCGGCGAGACAGAAAGAAAGGAAGACTTGA